TGTGCTCTTCTTACCTGTGTTGGTCAATCTGGTTCACTATTTAATAGTGCTTCGATAGTCTTTGCATTTTTGTTCATACTGAAAGGTGATCACGTGAACTCGTATATAATGAATTAATTGTTTGGGAATCCTTTGTAGGGAAATCCGGTTTCGCTGCCGGTTTTCTGGCTCTTGCCACGTACCTCTCACTGTATCCAGTGATGCTTATTCTTCCtctaattttaattgactATCAGGTATTCAATCATATATGAAAGCAGCaagttttttatttatttttgtttgtgGACCAGATTATGAAATGTTCTTACGTGAAATCTGCGATTCGAGTGATTCTGCCTTTCATCGTCGTGTTTTCCTTTCTCAACTTCACTTCCTATTACATATCCGGCTCGTGGGACTACGTTCAATCAGTCTACGGCTTCATGTAAATCAAATCCTCGTGTAACTATTCTATTTTCGATGTTCTTCTCTTTAGTCTAGCTGTGACCGATCTGACTCCCAACGTCGGTCTGTTCTGGTACTTTTTCATGGAAATGTTTGACCACTTTTACTCCTTCTTTGTATGGGTCTTCCAAATCAACGTCTTTCTCTACACAATGCCCTTAGCCATTCGCCTTAGGTTCGCTCTCctcatttttttatattcTCCGAGACGTACatatcgtttttcttccagAAAACATCCCGGCTTCTTATTCTATACCTTATGCAGTGTCATGTCAATATTCAAGTCATATCCAACGGTAGGAGACCTTGCTTTGCCGTTGGCTCTACTTCCCCTGTGGTCTCATACGTTCAAATGTAATTAATTCGTTATTTAAGCATCATTTGCAATGGTATTTTGTTTCTAGATATGAGATATAGTTTTCTGGCTGGATCAATGTTTCTTGTTGCAGTCGTTATAGGACCAATCTTTTGGCATATGTGGATCTATGCTGGAAATGCGaatgcgaattttttctttgcctctacTGTTGTTTACTCGTTGGCTCAAGTAGGAAATAGTGTCATTCTAAACTTGTGATTTACTTTCTTGTGTGTTTAGATCTTACTTGTGAACGATACTGTTTTTGCACTTTTGCGAAGGGATTATGATCTTCGGGAGGGACTGGACATACCGGAAGTGGATGGGAGGCCTGGATTAGTAAAAATGACGTAAATAAAGATCAGACATAAAGTGTAGTCATGATTGCGCATGCGCGTGGGTCCAAGAGACCGCCCGTgagtcgtcgccttcttACGCTCGTTCAgagtcgttgtcgtcgcaaaACGCTGTTGAATCACTAAATCATCTTGAGATGACATCGTCTGCTAGTTCTATCGAACGATTGATCACGATAACCAAAGAATGGCAGGGCGATGAACTGAAGAAGTTTCTCTCGAcggaaaaaggatttcgactTGAGCAGGTATATAAAGAACTCATGTATTGACCGCTTCTCACGATTGtgtttcgttttttagaaAGGCGACCTAAGACAAGACATATATGGACAAGAGCGTCACGATTGGTTCTTCGCTATTCACTTTGTGGCTGGAAGAAAATTTgagacggcggaggaagcgGATGAGTGGCTCAGCTACTTGGTtgtacaaaaaaaggaagacatTGAAAACCAATCACTATGGGTATGAAtacgttttggattggtaattaattgatgcgtgGATGCAGGGGGcactccgcccacttcactgtgcgtgcaagtggggaaatatttttggcgttgaatggctcgtcagtcACGGTGCAAATATCAACGAGGACGACGCAGTATGACTTgtaattgattttcaataattTCACTCATTGCTCTTTTTTAGTGTGGACGtacgtcattttcttttgcctgtgcaagttccgttgacacaatgaagaaaatgctctATCTGGAGAAACAGGGCTGTCATGTTCGACAATATGACATTGTAACAGATTTACATCAACGCTCTGGATATAAAATTCATTGTTTTATAGTTTATTGCGgctgaaaataaatttgcGTCATCGGAACAAGCTCACGAAGTTTTTCATCATCTTGTTAATGAAAAGGGGATGAGCATCAACGTTACTACTCACGTGGGGGTATATGATGTGCTCTTGTTTTGCTACATGTGAGAAGATTATCTGAATGATAGCGGAAAGGGACTCCTCTGCGATGCGCCTGCTTTGATGGAAGCGTCTTTGGAGTGAAATGGCTCATCAGTCACGGTGCTAATGTAGAAGCATAACATAAAATTCATTTCATATGATTGCACCGACATTACTTTCTTAGATTGAAACAGAGCCGTATCAGGGAACAGATCTGTATGAGGTTGTCTGTAAAAGTTCTGTCGACACATTGAAGAAAATACTCATTCTGGAAGAGCGTGGCTATGATGTTTCACCGCGTGCTATTGTAAACAGATTGACGTCAACAGTCTAGCGTGCAATAGACATATACATTGTACTCTTTTAAGTTTTTATCCGCCGAAATTCAATTTGCTTCGTGTGAAGAAGCGTGCGAGGTTTTTCATCATCTTGTGTATGTCAAGGGAATGATCGTCAACGCTACTGATGCAGAGGTACATGCTGTTCGTTGTTTGCTACATGTTCACATTTTGATAAAATAATAGTTGGATACTCCTCTGCATTGTGCCTGCAAGAAGGGAAGCTTTTTTGTAGTGAAATGGCTCATAGAACACAACGCTACTATTAATAGCGTCAACAAGGTAAAAAATATCACATGTGATACATTATTCTCATATCATCTCTAGTATGGCATTACGCCTCTTATGTGCGCGTGTGAAAGTGACAGTGACCATCTATTGAAAGTGCGCTACCTGAGTGAAAAAGGAACTGAATGTCTCATGACAGATAAGGTACGTTTTTCTGTCAACCTTGGGAGAAATCAACGTTTCCTTTATTTAGCAAGGAGAGACGGCCTTGTTTTATGCCATCAACTACTTTCTTCCTGAGGATATCGAAGACTTTTTATCTGAGACATTGGATGACGATAAATGCGAAAGAATAGCTGCCAGTAAATGCTCAATTTCTGAAGGCGAATTGAACGAAGTTCTTCAATATCTTGTCATTGAAAAGAGGATGaatatcaattctgttaaTAAGGTAGCATTCTTATGACACCTATTCCGGATTATTTCAGGAATTTCTACGTTTATAGCTCGGAATGACACCCTTGTTGCACGCATGTAATAAATCTGAATATCCTCTCTTCGCTGTTCGACAGCTACTTGAACTAGGAGCTGATGTCACCGCAAAAGATTCCGTTCGTCAGACTTCTCACTGCTGATTCCGTATTCTATTCCTATCTTCATAGATGAGCCGCAATGCCTTTCATCTGATTGCAATGAATAGTTGGCGTATTAACGTGCCAGCCATTAATCTTTTGATTGAGAAGGGTATTGACGCTACGTTCAGAGACAAGGTGACGCGTTTTCATCCTCTTTTCAGAGGAGTTATAAATGTGAAATTTAGGACGGAAAGGCGCCTTATCAACTGGCAGACGGTGAACTGAGAATGCGtcttcgacagcattacgtacGCCACTAGTTAGACTGTAATCAGTCCAGAGGTTCTTCATCATTGTGTTGTAGGACGCCGCTCGATTTTCCGTCCTTCGACAGGAAAAGGTTCGCCCCGATTCAATCAAAGTGTGCGTGGTCGGAAGTGAAATGGctggaaagacgacgttcgtaAAATCTCTTCTTCAGCTCACTCTTCCTCCAATTAAACCGAAAGATCGCACAGCCGGCGTTGCCATTAAGAGCGGTCAAATTCCGGGagttggcaaaggatcgATATGGGACTTTGGTGCCCAACCAACCTTCCACAGCGCAcacggtctcttctttgGACCGTCCAATACGATGTTCGTTCTCGTGCTTCGCtttcgagaaggagaaaggatGACACCAGAAGTATATCTTCTAGAAATCGGGCGCTATTGGTGCGCCTTCGTCAAAGCGGCACTACGCAGGCTTCCACCACACCTAAGGTCaccgcttcgtcttctcatTATCGGCAACGTGATtggcgaagaggaagagggcACAGAAGCAAGCTTCCAGCTAAaacgcgtcgccgaaattcTTCAGGAAGAATTTAAAGACACGTTTAAGATTGTCGACGTACTTGAAATGGATTGCAACAGAAGCTATTCGGTGCGCATGGCTGACTGTCGACGCAAACTGAAAAGAGTTCGTGAAGAAATGCTCGAGGCTAGTTACAGTGTTGATAGCATTTTTTTACTTCCCACttcattctttttctcttgacAGGCAGCCGATGGTGTGTCCAAACTTTGCCAAGCCATTGAGGAAAATCTTTCTCTGTCCGACGAGAAGCGAGAATCTTCATTGGAATGTTTTATGACGCCAGACGAATTCACCGAATGGGTTGCTGAAGACGTTGGCGCTATTTTGACTGAAGATGAGAGCAAAATATCCGTTGAATATCTTGACTCGTCCGGAATAGTGAGTACAGAATTACGTGTTTGACTTCATAGTCTTATCTTCATTTATAGATTGTTAATCTCGGTCCTCGAATTTGTCTCCGGCCACTTTGGCTCTGTAGCAACGTGATTGGTCCACTTCTGGCTCCGCGCTACTTTCCCTTTGGCATGAAGACAGCCAAGCCTGGCATGGTAACAAGGCAAGACATTGAGTCGGCTCTAAGGGCTTTCGAAAACTACCTCAAGCACAAGGGCAGTCCGTCTCCGTTTTCGGTGACAGCCaacgaagcgacggaaaTTCTTCTTTACCTGGAACTATGCGTTCGGTCAAGACACATTCCGGGGTTCTATCAGATTCCGGCTCTCCTGGAAGATTCAATTCCTGGCGACGCTTGGGTTGAAAATCCGATGCTGGACGTGTATCGCGGTATGCGGTATGAATGTGCTAATTGCGTCGATATCATATTGCCGTTGTCGtttgtcgtctttcaatCTCGATCTTCTCGTTTGGGCAATACGAGTCACGAggcgtggaaagacggcgtcaaacTAGTGAAGGTCGTCGGCCGCCAAGTAGTCGAATGCCTTGTGACATTAGGAATCAAAAAATTCCACTgctgcattgacgtcattatgcGCTGGTCTAGCCAAACAGCGTGTCATGAATTGGCGAAGCAGATGCTAGACGAACTGAAAGAGATGATCGTCGAAGTGtgcgaagaaagaagtccGGGAGTGCTCCTCAACTGGTTCTATTTAGACAGTACTCATCTTAAACGACTCAACGATGATCCAGCCATTTATTCGTCTAGTAAAGTAGATCAGACGGTCAGGAACAACGGTATTGATGACGTTTTGTTTTCGGATCAACCACAAAGACGTTATTATTTGTCTGTGAGAGACTTGGCTATTACTGCAGACATCCAAGAGGAGGTATTTGGATTGAGTGCGATTCGTTAAATAATGTCATTGTTTTTCAGCGCTCAGCTTCTTATCCTGAGGCAGTGGCAGAATCCCAAGGTCCCAGCGGACCAAAGAGAAGAGCTCCCAATGAGGTATCCTTGTGTACAGTATACTGTATGCTGCAGCGTTCTTCACTCTCTCTATTCAGCTAACTATTCCTCGTGCAAAGCGTCTGGCAACGTCTCATCGTAGACTAGAGGTTGAGTCGGAGGATTCAGCACAGGTAATACGGAAGGTTCCCGTGGCGGTTATCTTAGACAGTCTCTTGTATTTCAGATAGCAAGCCGAGTTGTCACTGATCGTTTGGCATCTCCCTGCGAAGGTcagtttttttagaaatgatTCTATGTCTATAATTATACGCAGTTGTGTCATCAGGCTCGTTTCCGGCCGATAATGATTCAGTATCAGTCGATTTGGTGAAGACGTGCGCCGTCGTTGCTCCAACCAAGTGGGAAGAAATTGGGTATCTGCTGACTGACCTTAACACGgttgaagaaattcgtgAACGAACTAATGGGAACGTCCCTCGCATGATAAAAGTGCTAGAAACGTGGAAGCTAAGAGCTAAAACGCCAACAGTGAGAAAGCTTCTAAAGTGGTTCGAGGAAGTTGGTGTGGCCCGTGAAgcaatcaaaaagaaatacttAGAATTGTATTAGTGTAATCTTtctgatttttaattaatggtTTTATTAGTGCTAGTGCAGTCAACTTGTTATCCTTCACAATAAGTTCTTCAGTCAGACACTGTTTTCAATTCAAAAGTAATTATTGTGAAACTATTTTTAGCAGGTGCCGCGAGATCTACCCCGAATCCCGTATACTCGATGGAATCGGACAGACGAAACGCTGCCATTCGCCAGCTTACAGATCTCCTACGCCAAACAGGTATCGTGCACGATCCCGCGAACAAACTCGAAACGTCTCATCGCGCCAACGCGACCAGGAAACCAGATCACGTCGAACAAGAGCCAACTCACGCTTCCGGTCGCTTATCTCAACGTCGTGACGAAGCGCTTCGCGAGGctcgacgcgaacgcgcgttcgaacgtcgacgattcgctgcAGATCTCGTCTATCTTCGAGAATTCTTCAAGTTGACTCCCGCTTTGAAAGTAGAcgaacgaaaagcgaaaacgtcTTCCGATCATTTTTTCGGCGTAGGTGGAGGGAGCTTCAAAAGATAGAggttctgacgtcaatatTTCTGGTTTCTCGTCACTCGAATCTTTATTTGTAGGGAATACTACTGTAttcgatttgaattttattattcgtctttttttgatGACTACAGTAGGTGAGAAAGATTTCGGTGGGATTGGCTTCTTTGAAAGACACTCCATGTCGTTTATCGTGTCAACGTTCGTACACACATGTCAGACTCAAACTCTAGAGAGACAGAGTGTAGTATACTAATGAATTAATTGTTTGGGAATCCTTTGTAGGAAATCCGGTTTCGCCGCCGGTTTTCTGGCTCTTGCCACGTACCTCTCACTGTATCCAGTGATGCTTATTGCTCCtctaattttaattgactATCAGGTATTCAATCACATATGAAAGCAGCaagttttttatttatacttTGTTTGTGACCAGATTATGAAATCTTCTTACGTGAAATCTGCGATTCGAGTGATTCTGCCTTTTATCGTCGTGTTTGTCTTTCTCAATTTCACTTCCTATTACATATCTGGCTCGTGGGACTACGTTCAATCAGTCTACGGCTTCATGTAAATTGAATCCTCGTGTAACTATTCTATTTTCGATGTTCTTCTCTTTAGTCTAGCTGTGACCGATCTGACTCTCAACGTCGGTCTCTTCTGGTACTTTTCATGGAAATGTTTGACCACTTTTACTCCTTCTTTGTATGGGTCTTCCAAATCAACGTCTTTCTCTACACAATGCCCTTAGCCATTCGCCTTAGGTTCGCTCTCctcatttttttatattcTCCGAGACGTACGTATCGTTTTTCTCCTAGAAAACATCCCGGCTTCTTATTCTATACCTTATGCAGTGTTATGTCGATATTCAAGTCCAACGGTAGGAGgcctttctttgcctttggcTCTACTTCCCCTGTGGTCTCATACGTTCAAATGTAAATAATTCGTTATTTAAGCATCATTTGCAATGGTATTTTGTTTCTAGATATGAGATATAGTTTTCTGGCTGGATCTATGTTTCTTGTTGCAGTCGTTATAGGACCAATCTTTTGGCATATGTGGATCTATGCTGGAAATGCGaatgcgaattttttcttagcctCTACTGTTGTTTACTCGTTGGCTCAAGTAGGAAATAGTGTCATTCTAAACTTGTGATTTACTTTCTTGTGTGTTTAGATCTTACTTCTGAACGATACTGTTTTTGCACTTTTGCGAAGGGATTATGATCTTCGGGAAGGGCTTGATATACCGGAAGTGGATGGGAGGCCTGGATTAGTAAAAATGACGTAAATAAAGATCAGACATAAAGTGTAGTCATGATTGCGCATGCGCGTGGGTCCAAGAGACCGCCCGTgagtcgtcgccttcttACGCTCGTTCAgagtcgttgtcgtcgcaaaACGCTGTTGAATCACTATATCATCTTGAGATGACATCGTCTGCTAGTTCTATCGAACGATTGATCACGATAACCAAAGAATGGCAGGGCGATGAACTGAAGAAGTTTCTCTCGAcggaaaaaggatttcgactTGAGCAGGTATATAAAGAACTCATGTATTGACCGCTTCTCACGATTGtgtttcgttttttagaaAGGCGACCTAAGACAAGACATATATGGACAAGAGCGTCACGATTGGTTCTTCGCTATTCACTTTGTGGCTGGAAGAAAATTTgagacggcggaggaagcgGATGAGTGGCTCAGCTACTTGGTtgtacaaaaaaaggaagacatTGAAAACCAATCACTATGGGTATGAAtacgttttggattggtaattaattgatgcgtgGATGCAGTTTggactccgcccacttcactgtgcgtgcaagtggggaaatatttttggcgttgaatggctcgtcagtcACGGTGCAAATATCAACGAGGACGACGCAGTATGACTTgtaattgattttcaataatt
The genomic region above belongs to Oscarella lobularis chromosome 12, ooOscLobu1.1, whole genome shotgun sequence and contains:
- the LOC136194162 gene encoding phosphatidylinositol glycan anchor biosynthesis class U protein-like produces the protein MATFRTYATCAALGLLLRVLAIELDVVQWLGNRIEVSTPLTNWNRRKEALALIEQKVSPYDGDTVHETPLVILLFQAFSNYAPFSTAYLFLLIDFAIAMALVEIAKIHQKILLETQKLEAPFYAKGVDRILISQDELLPIKLAALYALSPCALLTCVGQSGSLFNSASIVFAFLFILKGKSGFAAGFLALATYLSLYPVMLILPLILIDYQIMKCSYVKSAIRVILPFIVVFSFLNFTSYYISGSWDYVQSVYGFILAVTDLTPNVGLFWYFFMEMFDHFYSFFVWVFQINVFLYTMPLAIRLRKHPGFLFYTLCSVMSIFKSYPTVGDLALPLALLPLWSHTFKYMRYSFLAGSMFLVAVVIGPIFWHMWIYAGNANANFFFASTVVYSLAQILLVNDTVFALLRRDYDLREGLDIPEVDGRPGLVKMT
- the LOC136194004 gene encoding death-associated protein kinase 1-like, coding for MTSSASSIERLITITKEWQGDELKKFLSTEKGFRLEQKGDLRQDIYGQERHDWFFAIHFVAGRKFETAEEADEWLSYLVVQKKEDIENQSLWGALRPLHCACKWGNIFGVEWLVSHGANINEDDACGRTSFSFACASSVDTMKKMLYLEKQGCHVRQYDIFIAAENKFASSEQAHEVFHHLVNEKGMSINVTTHVGRKGTPLRCACFDGSVFGVKWLISHGANIETEPYQGTDLYEVVCKSSVDTLKKILILEERGYDVSPRAIFLSAEIQFASCEEACEVFHHLVYVKGMIVNATDAELDTPLHCACKKGSFFVVKWLIEHNATINSVNKYGITPLMCACESDSDHLLKVRYLSEKGTECLMTDKQGETALFYAINYFLPEDIEDFLSETLDDDKCERIAASKCSISEGELNEVLQYLVIEKRMNINSVNKLGMTPLLHACNKSEYPLFAVRQLLELGADVTAKDSMSRNAFHLIAMNSWRINVPAINLLIEKGIDATFRDKDGKAPYQLADGELRMRLRQHYDAARFSVLRQEKVRPDSIKVCVVGSEMAGKTTFVKSLLQLTLPPIKPKDRTAGVAIKSGQIPGVGKGSIWDFGAQPTFHSAHGLFFGPSNTMFVLVLRFREGERMTPEVYLLEIGRYWCAFVKAALRRLPPHLRSPLRLLIIGNVIGEEEEGTEASFQLKRVAEILQEEFKDTFKIVDVLEMDCNRSYSVRMADCRRKLKRVREEMLEATDGVSKLCQAIEENLSLSDEKRESSLECFMTPDEFTEWVAEDVGAILTEDESKISVEYLDSSGIIVNLGPRICLRPLWLCSNVIGPLLAPRYFPFGMKTAKPGMVTRQDIESALRAFENYLKHKGSPSPFSVTANEATEILLYLELCVRSRHIPGFYQIPALLEDSIPGDAWVENPMLDVYRGMRYECANCVDIILPLSFVVFQSRSSRLGNTSHEAWKDGVKLVKVVGRQVVECLVTLGIKKFHCCIDVIMRWSSQTACHELAKQMLDELKEMIVEVCEERSPGVLLNWFYLDSTHLKRLNDDPAIYSSSKVDQTVRNNGIDDVLFSDQPQRRYYLSVRDLAITADIQEERSASYPEAVAESQGPSGPKRRAPNELTIPRAKRLATSHRRLEVESEDSAQIASRVVTDRLASPCEGSFPADNDSVSVDLVKTCAVVAPTKWEEIGYLLTDLNTVEEIRERTNGNVPRMIKVLETWKLRAKTPTVRKLLKWFEEVGVAREAIKKKYLELY